A region from the Pseudonocardia petroleophila genome encodes:
- a CDS encoding DICT sensory domain-containing protein, with protein sequence MALPDGTVLSKRVLVELSHAIERFALAAEPGAPLVVIAMFQRLSYFRRETDVYTEIAARSSVTLVGLVEDFPPALPPGVRHVLLAEDEELAREWSVTVLSPNGGATLVAIDQERVDAGAHTLEEGRRFRGYWSFVRADAYREVLRLRARLTLPAETVEAVDEVLHAVLAAPEPRHQDRWNVPLRFLADRVDAGVRERAGLQNRLDSAVGHHDDVAERDPRTGLHTERFLARWTAGLGAGLPVGLVLLRVPGVAALRAKYGLRAELAALTGIAGGVQELLTPTDRVVRLGREDFLLVLPSWREEDVLGLCDQVCTRVSGLDQQYPFVALPATAAATVTRERPLPVDRLVAQVEGGRRVSLLV encoded by the coding sequence ATGGCGCTCCCCGACGGAACGGTCCTGAGCAAGCGGGTGCTCGTCGAGCTCTCGCACGCCATCGAGCGGTTCGCGCTGGCCGCCGAACCGGGTGCCCCGCTCGTCGTCATCGCGATGTTCCAGCGCCTGTCCTACTTCCGGCGCGAGACCGACGTCTACACCGAGATCGCCGCGCGCAGCTCGGTCACCCTCGTCGGGCTCGTCGAGGACTTCCCGCCCGCGCTGCCGCCCGGCGTCCGCCACGTCCTGCTCGCCGAGGACGAGGAGCTGGCCCGCGAGTGGAGCGTCACGGTGCTCAGCCCGAACGGCGGGGCGACGCTCGTCGCGATCGACCAGGAGCGGGTCGACGCGGGCGCCCACACGCTGGAGGAGGGGCGCCGGTTCCGCGGGTACTGGTCCTTCGTCCGGGCCGACGCCTATCGCGAGGTGCTGCGGCTGCGGGCGCGGCTGACCCTGCCCGCCGAGACCGTCGAGGCCGTCGACGAGGTGCTGCACGCCGTGCTCGCCGCGCCGGAGCCGCGCCACCAGGACCGCTGGAACGTGCCGCTGCGCTTCCTGGCCGACCGCGTCGACGCCGGGGTCCGCGAGCGCGCGGGCCTGCAGAACCGGCTCGACTCGGCCGTCGGCCACCACGACGACGTCGCCGAGCGCGACCCCCGCACCGGCCTGCACACCGAGAGGTTCCTGGCCCGCTGGACCGCGGGGCTCGGCGCCGGGCTCCCCGTCGGACTGGTGCTGCTGCGGGTGCCGGGCGTGGCGGCGCTGCGCGCGAAGTACGGCCTGCGGGCCGAGCTGGCCGCGCTCACGGGCATCGCCGGCGGCGTCCAGGAGCTGCTCACCCCGACCGACCGCGTGGTGCGGCTGGGCCGGGAGGACTTCCTGCTGGTGCTGCCGTCCTGGCGCGAGGAGGACGTCCTCGGCCTGTGCGACCAGGTGTGCACCCGGGTGTCGGGCCTGGACCAGCAGTACCCGTTCGTCGCCCTGCCCGCCACGGCCGCCGCCACGGTCACGCGCGAGCGCCCGCTGCCCGTCGACCGCCTCGTCGCCCAGGTCGAGGGCGGGCGGCGGGTGAGCCTGCTCGTGTAG